In the genome of Candidatus Obscuribacterales bacterium, one region contains:
- a CDS encoding ATP-binding cassette domain-containing protein: MSIVTIHELTKQFGSHRAVDRFSLTVQPGEIFGLLGPNGAGKSTLVKVLTTLLSPTSGQALVAGYDISRQTVAVQRTIGYVPQSLSVDGTLTGYENMLIISKLYGVPRRQRLERIRLALHYVGLDSVAHRLVNTYSGGMIRRLEIAQATLHHPAILFLDEPTVGLDPVARKSMWDLILQLRHDHNTTVFLTTHFMDEADELCDRLAILYHGQQVAIGTPAQLKASIPMPNATLDDVFIHYTQDHCTTDEESSYHDTSATRRTARRLS; encoded by the coding sequence ATGTCGATTGTGACCATCCACGAATTAACCAAACAGTTTGGCTCCCACCGGGCGGTGGATCGGTTTAGCCTCACAGTGCAGCCAGGAGAAATTTTTGGACTGCTGGGCCCCAACGGGGCCGGGAAAAGTACCCTGGTCAAGGTCTTAACCACCCTGCTGTCTCCCACCTCGGGGCAGGCCCTAGTGGCAGGCTATGACATCAGTCGCCAAACCGTGGCCGTGCAGCGCACCATTGGCTACGTGCCCCAGTCCCTATCGGTGGATGGCACCCTGACGGGTTACGAAAATATGCTGATTATCTCCAAGCTCTACGGCGTGCCCCGGCGGCAGCGACTGGAGCGGATTCGTCTGGCGCTGCACTATGTTGGCCTCGATAGCGTCGCCCATCGGTTGGTCAATACCTATTCTGGCGGCATGATCCGACGGCTAGAAATTGCCCAGGCCACGCTGCATCATCCAGCTATCTTATTTTTAGATGAACCCACCGTGGGTCTAGATCCGGTGGCTCGGAAATCTATGTGGGATCTAATTCTTCAGTTGCGCCACGACCACAACACCACGGTTTTTCTCACCACCCACTTTATGGACGAGGCCGATGAACTCTGCGATCGCCTGGCCATTCTGTACCACGGACAGCAGGTGGCGATCGGCACTCCAGCTCAGCTTAAGGCCAGCATACCCATGCCCAACGCCACCCTAGATGACGTTTTTATCCACTACACCCAAGACCACTGTACGACTGACGAGGAGAGCAGCTACCATGACACATCCGCAACCCGTCGAACTGCACGGCGGCTTAGCTAA